The stretch of DNA CGTGAGCGCCATACGTTCCCTCGCAGCGCAGCGACCCTCTTCCCTGAGAGCCACACCGCCATCGCGTCTGCCTCATTGCCTTGCCCCTGGTAGAAGAGCAGCCGAGAAGCAGAGCGGCGGAAACCTAGAGAAACCCTCAAGTTGGGGGAAGGGAGATGTCGATGAGGGCCCGCTCAGTGGCTTCGCAGGTTCACGAGTCGCTGTGCATCACTCGCAACAAGTTTCGCCCGGATAGGCAACCCGCCGGCTGCTAGCATCGCTACCCCGGGGGTGCAATTGCTAGCAACAATCAGCAAGTGAAGTTAGCATGGCTCGCATTCCCCTGCTCTGGAGAGGTCGCGTCCATGCCGATGACCATTGTTAGAGCCGCTATTGGTTTCTCGCTATTGCTCGCTAGCAGCAATGCGCAATCAGCCGTCTTCGAGTTTGTCCGGCAGCTACCCGGCAGCACCGCGACCGGCTACGACTTCGGGCTTGCCGTCGATACCGATGGCGTTCTAGTTGCGGCCACCTCTTTAGCCACCGACCCGAGCCCCGGTGCTACCGCGGGGGCCGGTTACGTCTTTGCTCCCGAGAATGGGGACTTGGTCAATCGGCTTTACGACAGCACGTCCTCGACCGGTGACGCCTACGGGTTCACAATCGCCATTGACGGAGACAGAACGATCGTCGGCGCCCCACGGGGCGCTTCGCAGTCGGACACGGTCTATTTATTCGACCACACCACGGGAGCGGTCTTGGCCAAGCCGACGGGTGATGTCCGCCTGAATAACTCGTTCGGGGCCTCCATCGCGATGGATCAAGGTATCGCCATCGTTGGCTCTCCCGGTGAGTCCATCGCGCCAAGAGAGCGAGGCGCCGTTTACGTGTATGACGCGGCCGATGGATCACGCCTGCGGAAGATCACTTCCGGCGATAGTATTAGCTCTGCATTTGGCCAGTCCGTGGCCCTCAATGATGGCTTGGCGCTGATCGGCTCTCCTCGCTCATCCGACGTTGGATTAGCGCACCTCTACGATGCCGTCACGGGAAACAAGATCGCGGACTATTCTCCTGAGGACGACGCGCTCGGCGACAATTTTGGATTCCAAGTTGCAATCGCCGATGGAGTTGCGTTGGTTGGAGCGCCAACTCGAACCGTTGGAAGTCGCTTCGGCTCTGCCTACCTCTTTGATGTCGCGACTGGTCAGCAAATTGCCAAACTGTCCCCCAAAACCAACAGTAGGGACGATGGCTATGGACAAAGCG from Botrimarina mediterranea encodes:
- a CDS encoding WD40 repeat domain-containing protein, yielding MPMTIVRAAIGFSLLLASSNAQSAVFEFVRQLPGSTATGYDFGLAVDTDGVLVAATSLATDPSPGATAGAGYVFAPENGDLVNRLYDSTSSTGDAYGFTIAIDGDRTIVGAPRGASQSDTVYLFDHTTGAVLAKPTGDVRLNNSFGASIAMDQGIAIVGSPGESIAPRERGAVYVYDAADGSRLRKITSGDSISSAFGQSVALNDGLALIGSPRSSDVGLAHLYDAVTGNKIADYSPEDDALGDNFGFQVAIADGVALVGAPTRTVGSRFGSAYLFDVATGQQIAKLSPKTNSRDDGYGQSVAIDDGIALVGGPRVGEVYVFDARTGTELSRIISPEGVNSFGSSLAFRDGLAVIGASSRSSAPGTAFIYRLTIPEPGALLLALAAVSSLALRRR